In Lolium rigidum isolate FL_2022 chromosome 3, APGP_CSIRO_Lrig_0.1, whole genome shotgun sequence, the genomic window ATTATTTACAAAAAAATAACTAGAATATATTATCAATTATGAAAATTAATATCCTTTTAGGACTGGATAAATGAGTACTGCCACTATTTAAAACAATATGAAGCTTTGGACAAGATCTGTAATTTTGACCATCAACTGCAACCTTTACATGAATGCAGGCAACAAAAAAACTACCAAAGTACTTTCCTTGAAAACTCCAATAGAATTATTTTGACACGAATTGTATATGCACTACTTGCTGAAAAActacaaaaaaaaacacaaattcTATGTTTTTGTTTCATATTTTGATATGAGAGAGTATCAAGGAAGCACAGAGAACATTTATAATGTCATTACCTTTTGACCGCTGGAAGGTTTCACCCTGTGGAGGCCAAAAAATTTAGTTATAAGTGTGTTCTCGTAAGTACGGACATGGCGATAATAGTGTGGAAGCATACGCAAAAGAACCTACATGAAAATATCATGTCAAGAAAAAATAAAGTAAACAAATGAACTGAAGGATAAGTTTGACTCAATTGTTAAGATAAATCAATAAGTGAACTAAGAAACTATTTCAGAGAAAATATTATTTCCTTGTGAGGGCATGTTGAACATAATATAGTCAGATAAGGTAAAAGCTCTGGATCGTTAAACATATCCATTTCTGATCATTCAAAATAGCCCATTCTTATCAAGTGTTGGGATCTGGTAGACAAGGAGGCCAGGATCCAGTTTCTCAAAGTAAAACAAATGAGATGATGCTTATCATAGAAGTACTGGATAGAAACAAGAACCTGCACTTCCGATTTCCGAAGAGTCTTGATCATAAACCGGTCATCTTGCGATAAGAGAAAGATACTTCCACTCTTTCCAGGAGAAGATAGCTCCCTGAGAGCATCACTTCCACAGATGGAGATCATATAATCAGCTGTGTCAATCTTGAACATCTCCCTCAAATTTCTGTAATCAAACATGAACAACAAATTAGTCTTCCTGTGTCCTGAAATAGGAAACAGTATTGTGAGGATGTCTCACTAGCTACTAAAACAAGGAAACTCGAACCTGTATGAATTCATATAAGCAATCAAATAAATTGAAGTCATAAGCAACCAATGTGTTTGCAGAACAAGAAAAATTCAGAGAGATTGCAACAGAGTACAATACTTAAGGCGTTAACTTGTCAGCATACTTCATGAGATCCTTATATAGTTGTTAAGCTAAATTTTAAGCCTGTACTATATTATCAACAGAAAAACATATGCTGACCAAAAGATATACTCCTAAGGGTGAAGTGGGACTGAAACAGAACAGACCTGAAAACCATCGGACAGTAGTCCTTCCACTTAAAATCTACAGCACGATGTGAAGGGGTAAGGCGTGATCCTTTTTTGGGGAAGTTCATCCAGAAACTAGCCTTGGGGCCATAATCAGAAGTTCGCACTTCACGCCTCTGAATCGGCGTAATCTTCCCAACGGTGTACCTGAGAAGCATGATCACAATTAACCTTTTACTGATTTTTTAGAATGAAGGCACAGAGTGCCCGGCTTAACCTTTTACTGATCACAATGTAGAGAAGGAAGAGTTACTGAATTTCAATATGCATTACCTGATTCCAAGCTGCAGACAGAGCATCAGGTCATAGCTCCTGTGCCCTTTAATGATCGCCTCTCCGGGCCTCTTGATATCCCTCATCATCTTACTCTGTCGACGCCTCAGTTTCTTGGATGACTCCGGGAAGGTCTTGTTATTCAGCACGACCTCACTGATCAGAATGCCCTGCGCGTATTCCCTCTCGAGTATCGGGAAGCTGTTAGAACCAGCCGTGTCTTCGCATCCATTTGTTTTGTCAGAACCACCAACACCAGGTTCATGCCTGGTAATTCTCTCGACGGATACCCCGATGCTCCAGCGCCTCTGCAAAGATGGCCTCTTCTTCGAAGGAGGCCGGTGCTCAAAACTCCGGTTTCTCCTGGACAGAAAACTAGCACCTACCGCTACGGACTCTTGATCTGAATGGTGCTGGAGGATGTTGCAGATGTCTGGTAGCACACCTCTCTTCCTCAGCTCGTCGATGTAGAGCTCATGGGCTGCGGGAACCCGGGAACATTTAGGATAGAACGTGCCCTTGCCATCCTTGAACCCTCTGGTCCATGTTCCGACATAGCAACCGCCGTCTTGCCATGTGTACAGCCCGTACCCGTGCATTGCACCGTCGAGCCAGTTCCCCTGAAATGAGTCCCCGGTGGTGCTCCACGTGAGCACCCCTTTGCCAGACATGAGCCCGTTCCTCATGGCGCCGACGTAGGTTGTACCGTTGGCCCACGTGTACCTGCAGCCATGGCCCTCCATCTGGCCCTGGACCCAGGGACCTTCGTACATGTCACCGTTGCAATACATCTGGACGCCATGGCCGTGCTTGCGGTCCAGCTTCCATCCTCCCTTGTAGGAGGACAAAGAGCTTTCGGAGCTGCCGATGTATGTCCCTTCGCCGTCCATGTACCCAGCGGAGTACTCACCCTCGTGGACAGCCCCCGACGGCCATAGGGTTCTCCCGCAGCCATGCCTCATCCCTCGCCGCCACCCGCCCTCATACACGCAGGAGCTGCCGGACCAGACGTACCGGCCCATGCCCTCGGGGATGTCGCCGCCCGATAGAAGCATGCCGGAGTAGATGTCGCCGTTGGGGAGCGTGACCTCTCCGGCTCTAGGGCCGCCGGGGGAAGTTGTTCTGGATGCAGCAGCATTGGGATGGTTTGGTCCTCCATTTGTTCCTGGAGAGTGAGTGCAGGCCCCAAGGCCATTGGCCACAACAGGGGGTGTCATGCACACAAGTACTGATTATCTAGCAGTGGCAGGGGGTTGTGTTCCTGTACATGAGGAAGAGGAAAGGAATACACGCATGAGTCTCTTTTCAAGTTGAGCATGCAAACTGAAACAATGTATAGTTAGCATGCCATGGAGAGAACAATCCTTTGTGCATACAAGATCGAGAAGCCAAGCAGTGGTAGTTGCCGAAATGTCTTTCTACCGTGCACGGTTTCATTCTGTTTCTCCAAGAAGTATGTTTCTTTCGTTACTGTTTCCGCGAGCAGTACTAATTTTGATACTAGGTAGTACATTACATAGGTAGTGGTGAGGCTTACTTTACTTTTCTAGAGTGGCACTGGCATAGGTGCACAATTCACTGAAAGTTGTGAATCGGTTAACTAACCACCAGGCAGGTACTGCATGTCTGCAATTATAGAGGTGGGAAGGGAAGAGATATCCACATTACAATTAAGTAATGCATATTCATCAATCatgagaggaaatacatgtatgcACGTATAATACATATGTAGGGTTGTGAATAGTACAAGATCACCGTAATAGTAAGCGAAAACACATAATAACAAATCCATAGATAGACTAGAGAATGAATAGTAAGAAAATAGGGAAAACCACACATTAGTAGTTTAGTACAGTACGTAATTCTGAATGAGGAAATGAATGTGGAAGAATCAAGCAGAGATATCCAGCCGTACAAGGGAAGGAAGGAGGTAAGTTAGGTGGAGACCTGAAAGACCAACCAAGCAGGCAAGCAGGTGGATGGGAAAACTGAAATGGAATTGCGGTCCCATCATATATGACTGCCTGCCCGAAAGAAATGGAATGGAATTGAAATGCATGTGATGGAATGGGAGGACTGTCGCTTGGTGGCTGGCCGTCCGGCGTCCGGCGCTGAAACGCCGTCCAGCCGCATCGTACTCCTCCGCTGCCGCCGGGGCAGCGAGGTTGGCAATGAACAGAGGGGGAGGTGGTTCCCTTAATTACCTAGCTAGCTAAGATCGCAGTCACATGGTTTTGGGAAAACTACGAAATAGAACACTGCTACTTACTTGCTTATTACTCGGAGACAGCCAGCCAGTTGAGAGTTGACTGCAGCGCACCCAGACCCAGGAAGACACCAACCTCCCGCTCTGCTCtctctgttttgctatgttctgCTCTGCTCTCTCACTCTGTCTCCAGAGATATCGGCCGATATATGCTGCTGCTCTATATTGACAGACAATCCGCACAAAGGAGCAACTGGCATGCGCACGTGAGCCATGTGACCGCCAGCCTCCATATTTTCGTTATTTTTTATTACTTACGCGCAATCAAGAGATCTCGTGCTAGCTTCTTAATTATGCAAATGCAGTGCATGCTGATTAACTTAACTAAAACATTATGAGTTCATACACTGACAGGCGTACTAACTCCATGCATGTACTCATGTTTACTAATATACTTGTAGCGAAAAATTAAGGAGTACTATAGAGACAGAGCAGAGCTAGCATGGATGAACGGATTTGACACTATCCTTCTCCAGTCTCCACCCACCGACAGGCGACAGGTAAAGCTGGTGGCACCGATCGAAACAACTACGCAAATCATGCATACATGCACGAAAGCGCGTACATACTTGCGGCGCCAAGTACATAAAATTCCTTGATCGATCCATCTCAACAAAGCAAGTAAAAGTTCTTTGGCATCCAGCACGCATAGCGAACTACCACGAGTAGAATATATTCCCTCCATCCTTCCCTGGTGCCCCACCTCTGCTTCCTTGCTCTACCCTTCCTCCTCTGCCCGTCACTCTCCGCAACCCAGATCGATCGATCTAGTGGCTTTGGCTCTGATCTGCTGTTCAGATGCCCTATCTTCTATGTACGCAAAGCAGATGCATGTCTAGGTTCTTTTCTCTAAAGGGGAGCTGGACGGATCATTAAGCTGTATCTTCCCAAGAAAAGCAGGGGTTNNNNNNNNNNNNNNNNNNNNNNNNNNNNNNNNNNNNNNNNNNNNNNNNNNNNNNNNNNNNNNNNNNNNNNNNNNNNNNNNNNNNNNNNNNNNNNNNNNNNgttacgatgattcagggttatccctgacggatgtaatcaaatgttgtggcagaagtgtgcaacctctgcagagtgtaaacctattcgaatagtcgtgtccacggttacggacgattggaaagtccatactgttccgttgtcagatatttTCCAAACAAAAGGGTgacatgaatggtgacttgatttgaatcacaactgagttctgggaatgacactaatgttcccacttgagttagttagcaaatgaggagtcttttaccaaatgtttatgaactaaaattggctttatgcaaataaacctagagcttagcaccctttaataaaattgatggtacttaccctagtattagtttgcgagtactttaaaagtactcacgactgtgtccctggctattcaaatggccagactatgaagaggagcagcagtatgaagatgatggccagcaggacggctacaacaactaggagtgcttctgacgtcaagcgttggcctgtggaattagatagtcccctactactactacgcttccgctttgtaatatttgtgatgttcgttgatcaatagatcaactatggttgtaatattggatcatgtgatctactttcgtaagacgattatggtttgtaatgaatgatgacttatgatatcaactgttatgtctcgcaacaacattattcctgggattgcgatgaatggcataataggcatctggacttaaaaatccgggtgttgacaataatCGAGCCATGCGGAGACAAATATGTATCCCGATGTGCACTTACACGAAGTAAGCTAATCTCCGTTGAAGAGatagctcaccttcttctccaagcctcTTTACAAAGATAAAGACCCTTTCCTTgtcgttagcttttcctccactccaaaGTTGGAAAGCTCTGCAACAACTTCACAAATCCACGAACGGGAAAGCCGGgatctcttcacaatcttccacgaacccccaaaccaactaggaggtcacccaccAAGAGTAACAAGATCATGGTCTCTCACTCAAACATAGTATAATGGTGAGCTCAACACTATGAAAggatgcaaagaaagaacaccaaagatgctcaaatccttcacacAAAAATTTCACAAAAGCAACAAGTGCTAGGGTTGAATTAGAGAGGAAGACCAATGTAAGAGGTCAACCAATGTAGTGACCTCACCTTAAAAAGTGAGTCCATGTGCAATAGTGCTAGTCCTGGATCGaaccgctagcacacacagtttaagatgaaataccaagtagcaacggtcatcattacattgatccagcggaaaataaaaatagttcgatacaaatTGCATAGCTCTCAGGCTAGTGCTAATTCAAAGTTCATAGCAGAAAATTAA contains:
- the LOC124696632 gene encoding phosphatidylinositol 4-phosphate 5-kinase 9-like, whose product is MTPPVVANGLGACTHSPGTNGGPNHPNAAASRTTSPGGPRAGEVTLPNGDIYSGMLLSGGDIPEGMGRYVWSGSSCVYEGGWRRGMRHGCGRTLWPSGAVHEGEYSAGYMDGEGTYIGSSESSLSSYKGGWKLDRKHGHGVQMYCNGDMYEGPWVQGQMEGHGCRYTWANGTTYVGAMRNGLMSGKGVLTWSTTGDSFQGNWLDGAMHGYGLYTWQDGGCYVGTWTRGFKDGKGTFYPKCSRVPAAHELYIDELRKRGVLPDICNILQHHSDQESVAVGASFLSRRNRSFEHRPPSKKRPSLQRRWSIGVSVERITRHEPGVGGSDKTNGCEDTAGSNSFPILEREYAQGILISEVVLNNKTFPESSKKLRRRQSKMMRDIKRPGEAIIKGHRSYDLMLCLQLGIRYTVGKITPIQRREVRTSDYGPKASFWMNFPKKGSRLTPSHRAVDFKWKDYCPMVFRNLREMFKIDTADYMISICGSDALRELSSPGKSGSIFLLSQDDRFMIKTLRKSEVQVLLRMLPHYYRHVRTYENTLITKFFGLHRVKPSSGQKFRFVVMGNMFCTELRIHRRFDLKGSSLGRSTDKIKIDENTTLKDLDLNYSFYLEPSWRDSLLKQIETDSEFLRNQGIMDYSLLLGFHYRARQNLQRGASFHESILPDKLPVLSEQDAVEEDSACNYREGLVLVQRGGDQKSKVAVGPHIRGSRLRSSSACFEEVDLLLPGTARLQIQLGVNMPARAEKEEKQAEDDGKSFRQVYDVVLYIGIIDILQEYSMRKKMEHAYKSIKYNPLSISVVEPRFYSERFLKFIHTVFPQNLSS